A window from Mustela erminea isolate mMusErm1 chromosome 17, mMusErm1.Pri, whole genome shotgun sequence encodes these proteins:
- the LOC116575695 gene encoding olfactory receptor 10K1-like: protein MEQGNETLVREFVFLGFSSLAGLQRLLFIAFLPLYLFTLGTNAIIISTIVLDRALHTPMYFFLAVLSCSETCYTFVIVPKMLVDLLAQKKTISFLGCAIQMFTFLFLGCSHSFLLAAMGYDRYVAICNPLRYTELMGPRVCVGLVGAACACGFTIAQIIISMVFHLPFRSSNQLHHFFCDIAPVLKVASHHSSLSQLVIFTIGVFVLVIPLLLILVSYTRIISAILTIPSSTGRYKAFSTCASHLIVVTVHYGCASFIYLRPKSSYSSSQDTLISVSYTILTPLFNPMIYSLRNKEFKSALRRVMGQTSYPFN, encoded by the coding sequence ATGGAGCAGGGCAATGAGACCCTGGTGAGGGAGTTCGTCTTCCTTGGCTTCTCTTCTCTGGCTGGGCTGCAGCGGCTGCTCTTCATAGCCTTCCTGCCCCTCTACCTGTTCACCCTGGGCACCAATGCCATCATCATTTCCACCATCGTGCTGGACAGAGCCcttcacacccccatgtacttcttccttgccGTCCTCTCCTGCTCTGAGACCTGCTACACATTCGTCATTGTACCCAAGATGCTGGTGGACCTGCTGGCCCAGAAGAAGACCATCTCCTTCCTGGGCTGTGCCATCCAGATGTTCACCTTCCTCTTCCTTGGCTGTTCCCACTCCTTCCTACTGGCAGCCATGGGCTATGACCGCTACGTGGCCATCTGTAACCCTCTGCGCTACACGGAGCTCATGGGACCCCGGGTGTGTGTGGGACTAGTGGGCGCTGCCTGTGCCTGTGGCTTTACTATTGCACAGATTATCATCTCCATGGTATTTCACTTGCCCTTCCGTTCCTCCAACCAGCTCCATCATTTCTTCTGTGACATTGCCCCTGTCCTCAAGGTGGCATCCCACCACTCCAGCCTCAGTCAGTTGGTCATTTTCACGATTGGTGTATTCGTCTTGGTCATTCCCCTGCTACTTATCTTGGTCTCTTACACCCGCATCATTTCTGCCATTTTGACCATTCCATCCTCCACCGGCAGGTACaaggccttctccacctgtgcCTCCCATCTCATTGTGGTAACTGTGCATTACGGCTGTGCCTCTTTCATCTACTTAAGGCCCAAGTCCAGCTACTCGTCAAGTCAGGACACCCTCATATCTGTGTCCTACACCATCCTCACTCCGCTGTTCAATCCGATGATTTACAGCCTGAGGAATAAGGAGTTCAAGTCAGCCCTTCGAAGGGTAATGGGCCAGACTTCATAtccttttaattaa